The Gemmata palustris genome includes a region encoding these proteins:
- a CDS encoding purine-nucleoside phosphorylase: MSTALYDQIQEAAAFVRAKWKHAPTAGIILGTGLGKFAEDVETDVVIPYEEIPHFPRSTAPSHKGQLVCGTLAGKKVVVMEGRFHFYEGYSLQQVTFPVRVMKALGASALVVSNACGGMNPQWGRGDIMLIEDHINLLGDNPLIGPNDDRLGDRFPDMCFPYDRELLKIGRRVALEEQIVCHQGVFVAVSGPNLETRAEYRFLRTIGADVVGMSTVPEVIVAVHAKMRVFGISVITDVCLPDSLEPVSLPEIIATANEAEKKLRVLVRRVVAEI; the protein is encoded by the coding sequence ATGTCCACCGCGCTGTACGACCAGATCCAGGAAGCCGCCGCGTTCGTTCGGGCGAAGTGGAAGCACGCGCCGACCGCGGGCATCATCCTCGGCACGGGTCTGGGCAAGTTCGCCGAAGACGTGGAGACGGACGTCGTCATCCCTTACGAGGAGATCCCGCACTTCCCGCGCTCGACCGCGCCCTCGCACAAGGGGCAACTCGTTTGCGGCACCCTTGCCGGCAAGAAGGTCGTGGTGATGGAGGGGCGGTTCCATTTTTATGAGGGGTACTCGCTGCAACAGGTCACGTTCCCCGTGCGCGTGATGAAGGCGCTCGGGGCCAGCGCGCTGGTCGTGAGCAACGCCTGCGGGGGGATGAACCCGCAGTGGGGTCGCGGGGACATCATGCTCATTGAGGACCACATCAACTTGCTCGGCGACAACCCGCTAATCGGGCCGAACGACGACCGGCTCGGCGACCGGTTCCCGGACATGTGCTTCCCCTACGACCGGGAGTTGCTCAAAATCGGCCGGCGCGTCGCGCTGGAAGAGCAGATCGTCTGTCACCAGGGCGTGTTCGTCGCGGTGAGTGGGCCGAACCTCGAAACGCGCGCTGAATATCGCTTCCTACGAACCATCGGCGCGGACGTCGTGGGCATGTCCACGGTGCCCGAGGTGATCGTCGCGGTTCACGCCAAGATGCGCGTGTTCGGGATCTCCGTCATAACCGACGTGTGCCTCCCAGATTCGCTAGAGCCCGTCAGCCTTCCCGAAATCATCGCGACCGCAAATGAAGCCGAGAAGAAATTGCGCGTGTTGGTCCGTCGCGTGGTAGCTGAAATTTAA